The genomic stretch CCATCGCCGATGCCGGGCTTGAGCCGCATGAGGTGGATGCCGTCTTCCTCGGCACCTTCAATGGCGGCTTCCAGGCGCAGGATTTTCCCGCCTCGCTGGTCTTCCAGGCCGTCCCGGAATTGCGCTTCAAGCCGGCCACGCGCTTCGAGAATGCCTGCGCCACCGGCACCGCCGCCATCCATGGCGCGCTGGATTTCCTGGGGGCGCGGCGCGGCCGCGTAACGCTGGTCATCGGGGTCGAGAAGATGACGACCACGCCGGGCCCGCGCGTCGGCGAAATCCTGCTCTCGGCATCCCACCTCAAGACCGAGGGCGGGATCGAGGCGGGCTTCGCCGGCGTCTTCGCGCGCATCGCCGAGGCCTATTTCCAGCGCCATGGCGACAGTTCCGACGCGCTGGCCGCCATCGCCGCCAAGAATCACGCCAATGGCGTGGACAACCCCTATGCCCAGATGCGCAAGGATCTTGGCTATGAATTCTGCCGGAACGAGAGCGAGAAGAACCCCTATGTGGCGCGCCCGCTCAAGCGCACCGATTGCAGCCTGGTGTCGGACGGCGCGGCCGCCCTCATCATCGCCGAGGGCGATGTGGCGGCCTCCGCCCGCCGCGCCGTGCGCTTCCGCGGCACGGCGCAGGTGAATGACTTCCTGCCCATCGCGCGGCGCGACATCATTCGCTTCGAGGGGGCGCGCGAGGCCTGGGCGCGGGCCTTCGACGCCTCGGGCCTGACGCTGGCCGATCTCTCCTTCGCCGAGACGCATGATTGCTTCACCATCGCCGAACTCATCGAATATGAGGCGATGGGGCTGACGCCCGAGGGCCAGGGGAGCCGGGCCATCCTGGAGGGCTGGACGCGCAGGGATGGCCGCCTGCCGATCAATCGCTCGGGCGGTTTGAAATCAAAGGGGCATCCGATTGGCGCCACCGGCGTTTCGATGCACGCCCTCGCCGCCATGCAACTCACCGGCGAGGCGGGCGCCATGCAATTGCCGCGCGCCGAGATCGGTGGCGTGTTCAACATGGGCGGCGCGGCCGTGGCGAATTATGTGAGTATCCTCGAACGCGTCTGACAGGGCGCCAGGACAGAGCGCCCATGAAACTGGACGATGAACGCGAGAGCCGGAACCTCGAAGACCGGCGTGGCCAAGGCGGCGGTGGCGGCGGCGGTGGTGGCATGGGCGGCGGCGCGCGGATCGGCGGGCTGGGCCTGGTTGCCGTGGTCGTGCTTTCGCTGATCTTCGGCGTGGACCCGGGCGTGGTGCTCTCCACCCTGGAGGGTGGCGGCGCGCCGGCGCCCCAATCCCAGACGGCACCCTCCCAGGCGGCCCGCACGCCCCCGGCCGAGGATGCGGCGGCACGCTTCGTCAGCCGAGTCCTCGCCAGCACCGAGGATGTCTGGACCGCCGAATTCGCCACCCAGCAGCGGCGCTACGAGGCGCCACGGCTGGTGCTGTTCTCCGGCAGCGCGGCCTCAGGCTGCGGCACGGCGCAATCGGCCATGGGGCCCTTCTACTGCCCCAATGACCGGCGGGTTTACCTTGACCTCGCCTTCTTCCGGGATCTGGCCCAGCGCATGGGGGCTCCGGGCGATTTCGCCCAGGCTTATGTCATCGCACATGAGGTTGGCCATCATGTGCAGAACCTGCTGGGATTGCTCGGCGGCGGCCGGGACAATGCGGCCTCGGTCCGGACGGAGCTTCAGGCGGATT from Sediminicoccus sp. KRV36 encodes the following:
- a CDS encoding neutral zinc metallopeptidase, with amino-acid sequence MKLDDERESRNLEDRRGQGGGGGGGGGMGGGARIGGLGLVAVVVLSLIFGVDPGVVLSTLEGGGAPAPQSQTAPSQAARTPPAEDAAARFVSRVLASTEDVWTAEFATQQRRYEAPRLVLFSGSAASGCGTAQSAMGPFYCPNDRRVYLDLAFFRDLAQRMGAPGDFAQAYVIAHEVGHHVQNLLGLLGGGRDNAASVRTELQADCLAGFWAHRADQMRRILEAGDIEEGLAAAAAVGDDRLQQQARGHVVPESFTHGSSAQRIRALKTGLAGTNSGVCLGRG
- a CDS encoding acetyl-CoA acetyltransferase, which translates into the protein MTAMQHDAAIIGWAHSRFGKLEEAPDAEALIGLVAREAIADAGLEPHEVDAVFLGTFNGGFQAQDFPASLVFQAVPELRFKPATRFENACATGTAAIHGALDFLGARRGRVTLVIGVEKMTTTPGPRVGEILLSASHLKTEGGIEAGFAGVFARIAEAYFQRHGDSSDALAAIAAKNHANGVDNPYAQMRKDLGYEFCRNESEKNPYVARPLKRTDCSLVSDGAAALIIAEGDVAASARRAVRFRGTAQVNDFLPIARRDIIRFEGAREAWARAFDASGLTLADLSFAETHDCFTIAELIEYEAMGLTPEGQGSRAILEGWTRRDGRLPINRSGGLKSKGHPIGATGVSMHALAAMQLTGEAGAMQLPRAEIGGVFNMGGAAVANYVSILERV